The Deltaproteobacteria bacterium genome includes a region encoding these proteins:
- a CDS encoding methionyl-tRNA formyltransferase, whose translation MRLIFLGSPEPVIAPLKTLLDTAKSRGDEVVAVVSQPARPVGRGGKMADPPVAAYAKTLGITTLQPEKASDPDFLAAFAALKPDLAITAAYGQILPSAFLSTPRRGTINIHPSLLPKYRGAIPVPASLLAGDEVSGVSVLFTVQRLDAGAIIVQESLPIGPDETSGALTTRYFEASGPLVLRAIDKLRDPSFTGTPQDETAVTHCRKIDKNDGEVDWTQPAVIIYRRFRAFEPWPGSFTHLADRRLGLVEIKAAPSALSSAAPGAVSYDKKDRVLRVATGEGQLLIHRLKPAGGKVITAEAFWNGLKDRERVQFTKVAP comes from the coding sequence ATGCGCCTGATCTTCCTCGGTTCTCCGGAACCAGTTATCGCTCCGCTCAAAACTCTCCTCGACACCGCTAAAAGCCGCGGTGACGAGGTCGTTGCGGTCGTCAGTCAACCGGCTCGGCCCGTGGGACGCGGAGGTAAGATGGCGGATCCTCCGGTGGCGGCTTATGCCAAGACCTTGGGTATCACCACGCTGCAACCGGAAAAAGCCAGCGATCCTGATTTCTTAGCCGCTTTTGCCGCGCTTAAGCCGGATCTTGCGATCACGGCAGCGTATGGGCAGATTTTGCCCAGTGCTTTTCTCAGCACGCCCCGTCGGGGCACCATCAACATCCACCCCTCGCTACTCCCCAAGTACCGCGGAGCCATACCGGTCCCCGCCTCCCTACTGGCAGGCGATGAGGTCAGTGGCGTCAGCGTGCTCTTCACCGTACAGAGGCTGGATGCCGGGGCCATCATCGTCCAGGAGTCCTTGCCCATCGGGCCCGATGAGACTTCCGGCGCGCTCACCACCCGCTATTTTGAGGCCAGTGGCCCCTTGGTGCTCCGGGCTATCGATAAGCTGCGTGACCCCAGCTTCACGGGAACACCCCAAGACGAGACTGCCGTCACGCACTGTCGCAAGATTGATAAAAACGACGGGGAGGTCGATTGGACTCAACCCGCCGTTATCATTTATCGGCGCTTTCGTGCCTTTGAGCCTTGGCCTGGTAGCTTCACCCATCTGGCTGATAGAAGGCTGGGGCTTGTCGAGATCAAGGCCGCTCCATCAGCTCTATCCTCTGCCGCCCCCGGAGCGGTCAGTTACGACAAGAAGGATCGCGTCCTACGCGTCGCTACCGGTGAGGGACAGCTACTCATACATCGACTCAAACCAGCCGGCGGCAAGGTGATCACGGCTGAAGCCTTCTGGAACGGACTGAAAGACCGTGAACGCGTACAGTTCACTAAG
- a CDS encoding ChaN family lipoprotein, whose protein sequence is MLPLRPPESFVVPSSTLAQLRQLQQSLYDKAFKEARAIVGDSSRRILSYSARFERSLPTRFVLTSQTDVLDALKRHEFVLYGDFHTLRQSQRGLLRLVRSYVDRQRTDKVVIALEMFKHVDQDFIDGYLAGGLTEEAFLDGINYAVEWGFPWQNFKMILDFAKARKLPVIGINSDNAGRDLLSVRDRFAAKCLIDAAEKYPGHKIVCLIGEYHLADDHLPKALAAEHRRRGRKGKVMRILNNIDSYYFSRQKPNSHASTEYLRLRKDFFCIMNSPPWMKWQSFALWEEMRHMGAWHTSNHEAEFDQDIDVNHEETYDVDFQFLGFVKELAGFLQVSIDSSAMESFHIHFSPRGDFLSHIMRDGGFEQLEANRIIGRAGGDGVYFLARTNTVLLADISINNLAEAAGQYLHSLLSGFDDYSDSKSDEFLRRIVKATMGMLASKILNPRRKCMELHHYRQLARRQRGIKGSQRSDMRARATSGILRFDRWMEIALAKDDKVQPPIPRSLLQLDADSDYHFSRAIGQMLGFALYKKVIANKITTVQVKRFFRRNHSSTQSLWNDVVWLYKLMQN, encoded by the coding sequence ATCCTGCCACTCCGCCCACCAGAGAGTTTCGTCGTGCCTAGTTCGACCTTGGCACAATTAAGACAGCTGCAGCAGTCGCTTTATGACAAGGCCTTCAAAGAGGCACGTGCCATAGTCGGTGACAGCTCGCGACGAATTTTGTCCTACTCGGCGCGATTCGAACGCAGTCTGCCCACACGTTTTGTTCTGACCTCCCAAACAGACGTCTTGGATGCCCTAAAGCGTCATGAGTTTGTGCTTTACGGTGATTTTCACACTCTGCGTCAGTCGCAGCGCGGACTACTCAGACTGGTGCGCTCCTACGTCGATCGGCAGCGCACGGACAAGGTGGTCATCGCGCTGGAAATGTTCAAGCACGTAGATCAGGACTTTATTGATGGTTACCTCGCAGGAGGGCTCACCGAGGAGGCCTTTCTTGACGGCATCAATTATGCCGTGGAGTGGGGTTTTCCCTGGCAGAATTTCAAGATGATCCTCGATTTCGCCAAGGCAAGGAAACTACCAGTCATTGGCATTAACTCTGATAATGCTGGACGCGACCTGCTCTCAGTGCGCGATCGATTCGCCGCTAAATGCCTCATCGACGCAGCGGAAAAATATCCAGGGCACAAGATCGTTTGTTTGATAGGTGAATACCACCTCGCTGATGATCACCTGCCCAAAGCCCTTGCAGCCGAACATCGAAGGCGTGGCCGCAAGGGTAAGGTCATGCGCATATTGAATAATATCGATTCTTATTACTTCAGTCGTCAGAAGCCCAATTCTCATGCTTCCACAGAGTACCTAAGACTACGTAAAGATTTCTTCTGCATCATGAATTCCCCGCCATGGATGAAGTGGCAATCATTTGCCCTGTGGGAAGAGATGCGCCACATGGGGGCCTGGCACACCAGTAATCACGAGGCTGAGTTTGATCAAGATATCGATGTCAATCACGAAGAAACTTATGACGTTGATTTTCAATTTCTCGGCTTTGTCAAAGAGCTAGCTGGATTCCTGCAGGTGAGCATCGATTCTAGCGCGATGGAGAGTTTTCACATCCATTTTTCGCCGCGTGGCGATTTTCTCTCGCACATCATGCGTGATGGTGGATTTGAGCAGCTTGAGGCCAATCGTATCATCGGTAGAGCTGGTGGTGACGGTGTATATTTTCTCGCACGCACTAATACAGTGTTGCTTGCCGATATCTCAATCAATAACCTAGCTGAAGCCGCAGGGCAATATCTGCATAGTTTGCTCAGTGGATTCGATGACTATAGTGACAGCAAGAGCGATGAATTTCTTCGGCGGATTGTAAAAGCAACAATGGGTATGCTTGCATCTAAGATTCTCAATCCACGCCGTAAGTGCATGGAGCTTCACCACTATCGGCAACTCGCAAGGCGACAGCGCGGTATCAAAGGTAGCCAACGCTCCGACATGCGGGCCCGCGCGACGAGCGGCATTTTGCGGTTTGATCGATGGATGGAGATTGCGCTAGCAAAAGATGACAAAGTACAACCACCGATACCACGGTCTCTGCTACAACTCGATGCAGACAGTGACTATCACTTTAGCCGGGCAATAGGTCAGATGTTGGGATTTGCCCTGTATAAAAAAGTTATCGCCAATAAGATCACGACGGTTCAGGTCAAAAGATTTTTTCGACGTAATCACAGTAGCACTCAGTCGCTCTGGAACGATGTCGTTTGGCTTTATAAACTCATGCAGAATTAG
- a CDS encoding sigma-54-dependent Fis family transcriptional regulator, whose translation MRPLSILVVDDEQLQRETLASILSEDGYHVTTASDVHAAAEALTEGNFEAVLTDFRMPGGSGLDVARKSSEVCPEAAILVMTAYADVQGVIDAMRLGVVDYLLKPLNVESLLRRLAIIRDRRALQLEVNFLRGEMNRQTDPGTLLGESAPMLEIGKIIEQVAQTRGTVLITGESGTGKEVVARSIHRMSPQATNKFVAINCGALPENLLESELFGHKKGAFTGALADKQGLFAVASEGTLFLDEIGEMPKNLQVKLLRALQEREITPVGDTKSIKVNLRVIAATNRDLAAEVAQGHFRQDLFYRLNVVEIKMPPLRERRDDIPMLARHFVEKYTKELGRPMRPLSSDAIRHLVSYPWPGNVRELENIIERAIILSKNQDRIDVDDFPVTLTASSQASTLPQKLDDALRVFARDHILQVLSSVSGDKKEAAKALGMSLSSLYRKLEELDISSKRLDDPR comes from the coding sequence ATGCGTCCACTAAGCATACTAGTCGTTGACGATGAGCAACTGCAACGCGAGACACTTGCGTCGATCTTGTCTGAGGACGGCTATCACGTAACCACCGCTAGCGATGTCCATGCGGCTGCCGAGGCCTTGACAGAGGGCAATTTTGAGGCGGTCCTTACGGATTTTAGGATGCCCGGCGGATCCGGGCTTGATGTCGCTCGCAAATCTAGTGAAGTGTGTCCCGAGGCTGCCATTCTCGTTATGACGGCCTATGCCGATGTTCAGGGTGTGATCGACGCCATGAGACTTGGGGTTGTTGACTACTTGCTAAAGCCGCTCAACGTTGAGTCATTGCTGCGAAGACTAGCGATCATCCGTGATCGACGTGCATTGCAGCTTGAGGTCAACTTTCTCCGCGGTGAAATGAACAGACAGACTGATCCTGGCACCTTGCTCGGTGAGTCAGCTCCGATGCTCGAAATTGGCAAGATCATCGAGCAAGTGGCGCAAACCCGCGGGACGGTGCTGATCACAGGGGAAAGTGGTACTGGCAAAGAGGTCGTGGCTCGCTCCATTCACCGGATGAGTCCTCAGGCGACCAATAAATTTGTCGCTATAAACTGCGGCGCCCTGCCGGAAAACTTGCTGGAGAGTGAGCTCTTCGGCCATAAAAAGGGGGCCTTTACGGGGGCGCTGGCAGACAAGCAGGGGCTTTTTGCTGTCGCAAGTGAGGGCACACTCTTTCTCGATGAAATTGGCGAGATGCCGAAAAACCTCCAGGTTAAACTCTTACGCGCGCTCCAGGAGAGGGAGATCACACCGGTTGGTGATACTAAATCGATCAAGGTGAATTTGCGTGTCATCGCCGCAACCAACCGTGATTTGGCAGCAGAGGTGGCGCAAGGTCATTTTCGACAAGATCTCTTCTACCGCCTGAATGTGGTAGAGATAAAGATGCCACCACTGCGCGAGCGTCGTGATGATATCCCTATGCTAGCCCGCCATTTTGTCGAGAAATATACGAAAGAGCTAGGACGACCCATGCGCCCCCTGTCCAGTGACGCTATCCGGCATCTTGTATCCTATCCTTGGCCAGGAAATGTTCGAGAACTTGAAAACATCATCGAACGCGCCATTATTCTCAGTAAAAATCAAGATCGCATCGATGTGGACGACTTCCCGGTGACGCTTACCGCATCATCGCAGGCGTCGACGCTACCGCAGAAGTTGGACGACGCACTAAGGGTCTTCGCGCGGGATCACATACTACAGGTACTATCGAGTGTGTCTGGTGATAAAAAGGAGGCCGCTAAAGCCCTTGGTATGAGTCTATCAAGCCTATACAGAAAACTAGAGGAACTCGATATCTCCTCAAAACGCTTGGATGATCCGCGGTGA